The Carassius auratus strain Wakin chromosome 5, ASM336829v1, whole genome shotgun sequence genome includes a window with the following:
- the LOC113076277 gene encoding relaxin receptor 1-like → MLPPLLLSSLSFSLAFLSDSLGSDMCPLGQFPCGNLSVCLPQPQHCNGQQDCPNGADEENCVDNSGWPHLFDAFMKTRVQESKECMLDIYPNVCHCEGRKVNCNGKNLLHVPVVSSNVTALELNSNRIESLSRDLFIRYRHLERLHLESNSIEMISKRAFAGLISLRKLFLSQNNITSLKAGIFNDLGSLEWLILDENRISSLRQKSFEGLKSLFFLSLLNNTVEQFPKTSICLEMPRLNWLEMEGNRISSLWASSFKNCSYLTVLALRRNRISTIEEGTFADMQRLIDLDVSVNQIKDLPPSLFQNLKNLKQLNISNNPLAHICDNQFDSLVNLQSLSMEEVEIPNISIRMFRPLTNLTHIYFKRFEFCGYSPNVRSCKPNTDGISSFENLLANIILRVFVWVVAFIICFGNIFVICLRSCIASENQHHTMAIKSLCCADCLMGVYLLFIGAFDIKYCGEYNRHAQIWMESLSCQLIGSLAMLSTEVSVMMLTYMTLEKYLCIVFPFHHYRPGRKQTLCSLTLIWLLGFIIAVIPFWDKQTFGNFYGRNGVCFPLHSDQTEKPGARCYSTAIFLGLNLLAFVVIVFSYSSMFYSVQKTAKTARQTVFDREVTIAKRFFFIVFTDAMCWIPIFILKILSLLRVQIAGTIILWVVIFILPINSALNPILYTITTSAFQQRLKLCLKYRCQQTN, encoded by the exons ATGCTTCCTCCTCTCCTcctttcctctctctccttttcccTTGCTTTTCTTTCAG atTCTTTAGGTTCTGATATGTGTCCGTTGGGTCAGTTTCCATGTGGGAATCTGTCAGTGTGTTTGCCTCAACCACAGCACTGCAACGGGCAGCAGGACTGTCCTAATGGAGCAGACGAAGAGAACTGCG tgGATAACAGTGGTTGGCCCCATCTGTTTGATGCCTTCATGAAAACAAGGGTCCAGGAATCAAAAGAGTGCA tGTTGGACATCTATCCAAATGTGTGTCATTGTGAGGGTCGGAAGGTGAACTGTAATGGCAAAAACCTCCTCCATGTACCTGTTGTATCCTCTAATGTAACTGCGCT AGAGCTGAACAGTAACAGGATTGAATCTCTCTCTCGTGATCTGTTCATCCGCTATAGACACCTGGAGAGACT GCATTTGGAAAGTAACAGTATAGAAATGATCTCCAAGAGGGCATTTGCAGGACTGATCTCTTTGCGTAAACT ttttttgagtCAGAATAACATCACGTCTTTGAAAGCAGGAATATTTAATGACCTCGGCAGTCTGGAGTGGCT gattttggatgaaaacagaaTATCGTCTCTGCGTCAGAAGTCTTTTGAAGGCctgaaatctttattttttct GTCTTTATTAAATAACACTGTTGAACAGTTTCCTAAAACTTCAATTTGTCTTGAGATGCCCCGTCTCAACTGGCT GGAAATGGAGGGGAACAGAATTTCATCTCTCTGGGCATCTAGTTTTAAGAACTGCTCCTATCTTACCGTCTT AGCGTTAAGGAGAAATCGCATCAGCACCATTGAGGAGGGAACATTTGCAGACATGCAAAGATTGATAGACCT AGATGTGTCGGTGAACCAGATTAAAGACCTGCCTCCATCTCTGTTCCAGAACCTCAAGAACCTCAAACAGCT aaaTATTTCCAACAATCCCTTGGCGCATATATGCGACAATCAGTTTGACAGTTTGGTGAATCTACAGTCACT GAGTATGGAAGAGGTAGAGATTCCCAACATCAGCATCAGGATGTTCCGGCCCCTAACTAACCTCACTCACAT ttattttaagcGTTTTGAGTTCTGTGGATATTCTCCCAACGTGCGGAGCTGCAAGCCAAACACAGACGGCATCTCATCCTTTGAGAATCTGCTGGCAAACATCATTCTGCGCGTGTTTGTCTGGGTCGTCGCCTTCATCATTTGCTTCGGAAACATCTTCGTCATCTGTCTGCGGTCCTGTATCGCTTCAGAGAATCAACATCACACCATGGCCATCAAATCCCTCTGCT GTGCAGACTGTCTCATGGGCGTGTATCTGCTTTTCATCGGTGCCTTTGACATCAAGTATTGCGGCGAGTACAACCGTCATGCTCAGATATGGATGGAGAGCCTGTCCTGCCAGCTGATTGGCTCTCTGGCCATGTTGTCCACAGAGGTCTCTGTCATGATGTTGACCTACATGACACTAGAGAAGTACCTGTGCATCGTCTTCCCCTTCCATCATTACCGTCCCGGACGAAAGCAGACCCTCTGCTCACTGACCTTAATCTGGCTGCTAGGATTTATCATTGCCGTTATTCCCTTCTGGGATAAACAGACATTTGGAAATTTTTATGGGCGGAATGGAGTATGTTTCCCTCTTCACTCAGACCAGACAGAGAAACCTGGAGCCAGATGCTATTCTACAGCCATTTTTCTCG gTCTAAATCTGCTGGCTTTCGTGGTAATTGTATTCTCCTACTCCAGTATGTTTTACTCTGTCCAGAAGACGGCGAAGACAGCACGTCAAACAGTTTTCGATCGAGAAGTCACTATTGCAAAGAGATTTTTCTTCATTGTGTTCACTGATGCCATGTGCTGGATCCCCATCTTCATCTTGAAGATACTCTCACTACTAAGAGTACAGATTGCAG GCACCATCATTCTGTGGGTGGTGATATTTATCCTGCCCATAAACAGCGCCCTGAACCCCATCCTGTACACTATCACAACCAGCGCCTTTCAGCAGAGACTCAAACTGTGTTTGAAATATCGCTGCCAGCAGACAAACtga